In the bacterium genome, CCCTGCACCAGGGTGCGGACCTTCTCGCCACGGATGTTGTAGATGTTCAGCTGGACCAGCTCGTTGCGGTTCACGACGAACTTGATCTCGGTCTGGGGGTTGAACGGGTTCGGGGCGATGGCCTTCGCGAGGAAGCCGCCGGCCTTCTGGATGCTCGGCGTGTCCTCGACGGGGCTCAGGCCCGTC is a window encoding:
- a CDS encoding T9SS type A sorting domain-containing protein — its product is TGLSPVEDTPSIQKAGGFLAKAIAPNPFNPQTEIKFVVNRNELVQLNIYNIRGEKVRTLVQGSLSPNEYSFVFDGRSDNGQTLASGAYFARLRIGKEVVQVRQMMLVK